The following are encoded together in the Bos indicus isolate NIAB-ARS_2022 breed Sahiwal x Tharparkar chromosome 27, NIAB-ARS_B.indTharparkar_mat_pri_1.0, whole genome shotgun sequence genome:
- the ERI1 gene encoding 3'-5' exoribonuclease 1 isoform X2 — MEDEQTLQPGDEAVAPARRASPGSECGDEAQRPNPEKKQRCRLDGQETKTSTLITSSANDFSDPVYKEIAITNGCINRMSKEELRAKLSEFKLETRGVKDVLKKRLKNYYKKQKLMLKESNCADSYYDYICIIDFEATCEEGNPPEFIHEIIEFPVVLLNTHTLEIDQVDKADTFPQVLKKVIDWMKLKELGTKYKYSILTDGSWDMSKFLNIQCQLSRLKYPPFAKKWINIRKSYGNFYKVPRSQTKLTIMLEKLGMDYDGRPHSGLDDSKNIARIAVRMLQDGCELRVNEKMHAGQLMSVSSSLPIEGTPAPQMPHSRK; from the exons ATGGAGGATGAGCAGACCCTCCAGCCTGGCGACGAGGCCGTGGCTCCCGCGCGGCGCGCGTCTCCCGGGTCGGAGTGCGGGGACGAAGCCCAGCGTCCGAATCCTGAG aaaaaGCAACGGTGTAGACTTGATggccaagaaacaaaaacatctaCGTTGATTACCTCCAGTGCAAATGATTTCAGTGACCCAGTTTACAAAGAAATTGCAATTACGAATGGTTGCATTAACAGAATGAGTAAGGAAGAGCTCAGAGCCAAACTTTCAGAATTCAAGCTTGAAACCAG AGGTGTAAAGGATGTActaaagaagagactgaaaaactaTTACAAGAAGCAGAAGCTGATGTTGAAAGAGAGCAATTGTGCTGACAGTTACTACGATTACATTTGTATTATTGACTTTGAAGCCACTTGTGAAGAGGGAAACCCACCTGAGTTCATACATGAAATAATTGAATTTCCTGTTGTTTTACTGAATACTCATACCTTAGAAATA GATCAAGTAGACAAAGCTGATACCTTCCCTCAGGTACTGAAAAAAGTCATTGACTGGATGAAATTGAAGGAATTAGGGACAAAGTATAAATATTCCATATTAACAGATGG TTCATGGGATATGAGTAAGTTCTTGAACATTCAGTGCCAGCTAAGCAGGCTCAAATATCCACCTTTTGCCAAAAAGTGGATCAATATTCGAAAGTCATATGGAAACTTTTACAAG GTTCCTCGAAGCCAAACTAAGCTGACAATAATGCTTGAAAAACTCGGAATGGATTACGACGGGCGGCCCCACAGTGGTCTTGATGACTCTAAGAACATTGCACGAATAGCAGTTCGAATGCTGCAGGATGGATGTGAACTCCGGGTTAACGAGAAGATGCATGCGGGGCAGCTAATGAGTGTGTCCTCTTCACTACCAATAGAGGGCACTCCAGCGCCACAAATGCCACATTCCAGAAAATAA
- the ERI1 gene encoding 3'-5' exoribonuclease 1 isoform X1, with product MEDEQTLQPGDEAVAPARRASPGSECGDEAQRPNPEKKQRCRLDGQETKTSTLITSSANDFSDPVYKEIAITNGCINRMSKEELRAKLSEFKLETRGVKDVLKKRLKNYYKKQKLMLKESNCADSYYDYICIIDFEATCEEGNPPEFIHEIIEFPVVLLNTHTLEIEDTFQQYVRPEINTQLSDFCINLTGITQDQVDKADTFPQVLKKVIDWMKLKELGTKYKYSILTDGSWDMSKFLNIQCQLSRLKYPPFAKKWINIRKSYGNFYKVPRSQTKLTIMLEKLGMDYDGRPHSGLDDSKNIARIAVRMLQDGCELRVNEKMHAGQLMSVSSSLPIEGTPAPQMPHSRK from the exons ATGGAGGATGAGCAGACCCTCCAGCCTGGCGACGAGGCCGTGGCTCCCGCGCGGCGCGCGTCTCCCGGGTCGGAGTGCGGGGACGAAGCCCAGCGTCCGAATCCTGAG aaaaaGCAACGGTGTAGACTTGATggccaagaaacaaaaacatctaCGTTGATTACCTCCAGTGCAAATGATTTCAGTGACCCAGTTTACAAAGAAATTGCAATTACGAATGGTTGCATTAACAGAATGAGTAAGGAAGAGCTCAGAGCCAAACTTTCAGAATTCAAGCTTGAAACCAG AGGTGTAAAGGATGTActaaagaagagactgaaaaactaTTACAAGAAGCAGAAGCTGATGTTGAAAGAGAGCAATTGTGCTGACAGTTACTACGATTACATTTGTATTATTGACTTTGAAGCCACTTGTGAAGAGGGAAACCCACCTGAGTTCATACATGAAATAATTGAATTTCCTGTTGTTTTACTGAATACTCATACCTTAGAAATA GAAGATacgtttcagcagtatgtgagacCAGAGATTAACACCCAACTTTCTGACTTCTGCATCAATCTAACTGGAATTACTCAG GATCAAGTAGACAAAGCTGATACCTTCCCTCAGGTACTGAAAAAAGTCATTGACTGGATGAAATTGAAGGAATTAGGGACAAAGTATAAATATTCCATATTAACAGATGG TTCATGGGATATGAGTAAGTTCTTGAACATTCAGTGCCAGCTAAGCAGGCTCAAATATCCACCTTTTGCCAAAAAGTGGATCAATATTCGAAAGTCATATGGAAACTTTTACAAG GTTCCTCGAAGCCAAACTAAGCTGACAATAATGCTTGAAAAACTCGGAATGGATTACGACGGGCGGCCCCACAGTGGTCTTGATGACTCTAAGAACATTGCACGAATAGCAGTTCGAATGCTGCAGGATGGATGTGAACTCCGGGTTAACGAGAAGATGCATGCGGGGCAGCTAATGAGTGTGTCCTCTTCACTACCAATAGAGGGCACTCCAGCGCCACAAATGCCACATTCCAGAAAATAA
- the ERI1 gene encoding 3'-5' exoribonuclease 1 isoform X3 has protein sequence MSKEELRAKLSEFKLETRGVKDVLKKRLKNYYKKQKLMLKESNCADSYYDYICIIDFEATCEEGNPPEFIHEIIEFPVVLLNTHTLEIEDTFQQYVRPEINTQLSDFCINLTGITQDQVDKADTFPQVLKKVIDWMKLKELGTKYKYSILTDGSWDMSKFLNIQCQLSRLKYPPFAKKWINIRKSYGNFYKVPRSQTKLTIMLEKLGMDYDGRPHSGLDDSKNIARIAVRMLQDGCELRVNEKMHAGQLMSVSSSLPIEGTPAPQMPHSRK, from the exons ATGAGTAAGGAAGAGCTCAGAGCCAAACTTTCAGAATTCAAGCTTGAAACCAG AGGTGTAAAGGATGTActaaagaagagactgaaaaactaTTACAAGAAGCAGAAGCTGATGTTGAAAGAGAGCAATTGTGCTGACAGTTACTACGATTACATTTGTATTATTGACTTTGAAGCCACTTGTGAAGAGGGAAACCCACCTGAGTTCATACATGAAATAATTGAATTTCCTGTTGTTTTACTGAATACTCATACCTTAGAAATA GAAGATacgtttcagcagtatgtgagacCAGAGATTAACACCCAACTTTCTGACTTCTGCATCAATCTAACTGGAATTACTCAG GATCAAGTAGACAAAGCTGATACCTTCCCTCAGGTACTGAAAAAAGTCATTGACTGGATGAAATTGAAGGAATTAGGGACAAAGTATAAATATTCCATATTAACAGATGG TTCATGGGATATGAGTAAGTTCTTGAACATTCAGTGCCAGCTAAGCAGGCTCAAATATCCACCTTTTGCCAAAAAGTGGATCAATATTCGAAAGTCATATGGAAACTTTTACAAG GTTCCTCGAAGCCAAACTAAGCTGACAATAATGCTTGAAAAACTCGGAATGGATTACGACGGGCGGCCCCACAGTGGTCTTGATGACTCTAAGAACATTGCACGAATAGCAGTTCGAATGCTGCAGGATGGATGTGAACTCCGGGTTAACGAGAAGATGCATGCGGGGCAGCTAATGAGTGTGTCCTCTTCACTACCAATAGAGGGCACTCCAGCGCCACAAATGCCACATTCCAGAAAATAA